Proteins encoded within one genomic window of Macaca fascicularis isolate 582-1 chromosome 16, T2T-MFA8v1.1:
- the ETV4 gene encoding ETS translocation variant 4 isoform X6 → MVPQGKLMDPGSLPPLDSEDLFQDLSHFQETWLAEAQVPDSDEQFVPDFHSENLAFHSPTTRIKKEPQSPRTDPALSCSRKPPLPYHHGEQCLYSSAYDPPRQLAIKSPAPGALGQSPLQPFPRAEQRNFLRSSGTSQPHPGHGYLGERSSVFQQPLDICHSFTSQGGGREPLPAPYQHQLSEPCPPYPQQSFKQEYHDPLYEQAGQPAVDQGGVNGHRYPGAGVVIKQEQTDFAYDSDVTGCASMYLHTEGFSGPSPGDGAMGYGYEKPLRPFPDDVCVVPEKFEGDIKQEGVNAFREGPPYQRRGALQLWQFLVALLDDPTNAHFIAWTGRGMEFKLIEPEEVARLWGIQKNRPAMNYDKLSRSLRYYYEKGIMQKVAGERYVYKFVCEPEALFSLAFPDNQRPALKAEFDRPVSEEDTVPLSHLDESPAYLPELAGPAQPFGPKGGYSY, encoded by the exons ATGGTCCCGCAGGGGAAGCTCATGGACCCGGGCTCCCTGCCGCCCCTCGACTCTGAAG ATCTCTTCCAGGATCTAAGTCACTTCCAGGAGACGTGGCTCGCTGAAG CTCAGGTACCAGACAGTGATGAGCAGTTTGTTCCTGATTTCCATTCAGAAAACC TAGCTTTCCACAGCCCCACCACCAGGATCAAGAAGGAGCCCCAGAGTCCCCGCACAGACCCGGCCCTGTCCTGCAGCAGGAAGCCGCCACTCCCCTATCACCATGGCGAGCAGTGCCTTTACTCCAG TGCCTATGACCCCCCCAGACAACTCGCCATCAAGTCCCCTGCCCCTGGTGCCCTTGGACAGTCGCCCCTGCAGCCCTTTCCCCGGGCGGAGCAACGGAATTTCCTGAGATCCTCTGGCACCTCCCAACCCCACCCTGGCCATGGGTACCTTGGGGAACGTAG CTCCGTCTTCCAGCAGCCCCTGGACATTTGCCACTCCTTCACATCTCAGGGAGGGGGCCGGGAACCCCTTCCAGCCCCCTACCAACACCAGCTGTCGGAGCCCTGCCCACCCTACCCCCAGCAGAGCTTTAAGCAAGAATACCATGACCCCCTGTATGAACAGGCGGGCCAGCCAGCTGTGGACCAGGGTGGGGTCAACGGGCACAGGTACCCAGGGGCGGGGGTGGTGATCAAACAGGAACAGACGGACTTCGCCTACGACTCAG ATGTCACTGGGTGCGCATCAATGTACCTCCACACAGAGGGCTTCTCTGGGCCCTCTCCAGGTGACGGGGCCATGG GCTATGGCTATGAGAAACCTCTGCGACCATTCCCAGATGATGTCTGCGTTGTCCCTGAGAAGTTTGAAG GAGACATCAAGCAGGAAGGGGTCAATGCATTTCGAGAGGGGCCACCCTACCAGCGCCGGGGTGCCCTACAGCTGTGGCAATTTCTGGTGGCCCTGCTGGATGACCCAACAAATGCCCATTTCATTGCCTGGACAGGCCGGGGAATGGAGTTCAAGCTCATTGAGCCTGAGGAG GTCGCCAGGCTCTGGGGCATCCAGAAGAACCGGCCAGCCATGAATTACGACAAGTTGAGCCGCTCGCTCCGATACTATTACGAGAAAGGCATCATGCAGAAG GTGGCTGGTGAGCGTTACGTGTACAAGTTTGTGTGCGAGCCCGAGGCCCTCTTCTCTTTGGCCTTCCCGGACAATCAGCGTCCAGCTCTCAAGGCCGAGTTTGACCGGCCTGTCAGTGAGGAGGACACAGTCCCTTTGTCTCACTTGGACGAGAGCCCCGCCTACCTCCCAGAGCTGGCTGGCCCTGCCCAGCCGTTTGGCCCCAAGGGTGGCTACTCTTACTAG
- the ETV4 gene encoding ETS translocation variant 4 isoform X3: MERRMKTGYLDQQVPYTFSSKSPGNGSLREALMVPQGKLMDPGSLPPLDSEDLFQDLSHFQETWLAEAQVPDSDEQFVPDFHSENLAFHSPTTRIKKEPQSPRTDPALSCSRKPPLPYHHGEQCLYSSAYDPPRQLAIKSPAPGALGQSPLQPFPRAEQRNFLRSSGTSQPHPGHGYLGERSSVFQQPLDICHSFTSQGGGREPLPAPYQHQLSEPCPPYPQQSFKQEYHDPLYEQAGQPAVDQGGVNGHRYPGAGVVIKQEQTDFAYDSDVTGCASMYLHTEGFSGPSPGDGAMGYGYEKPLRPFPDDVCVVPEKFEGDIKQEGVNAFREGPPYQRRGALQLWQFLVALLDDPTNAHFIAWTGRGMEFKLIEPEEVARLWGIQKNRPAMNYDKLSRSLRYYYEKGIMQKVAGERYVYKFVCEPEALFSLAFPDNQRPALKAEFDRPVSEEDTVPLSHLDESPAYLPELAGPAQPFGPKGGYSY; this comes from the exons ATGGAGCGGAGGATGAAAACCGGATACTTGGACCAGCAAGTGCCCTACACCTTCAGCAGC AAATCGCCCGGAAATGGGAGCTTGCGCGAAGCGCTGATGGTCCCGCAGGGGAAGCTCATGGACCCGGGCTCCCTGCCGCCCCTCGACTCTGAAG ATCTCTTCCAGGATCTAAGTCACTTCCAGGAGACGTGGCTCGCTGAAG CTCAGGTACCAGACAGTGATGAGCAGTTTGTTCCTGATTTCCATTCAGAAAACC TAGCTTTCCACAGCCCCACCACCAGGATCAAGAAGGAGCCCCAGAGTCCCCGCACAGACCCGGCCCTGTCCTGCAGCAGGAAGCCGCCACTCCCCTATCACCATGGCGAGCAGTGCCTTTACTCCAG TGCCTATGACCCCCCCAGACAACTCGCCATCAAGTCCCCTGCCCCTGGTGCCCTTGGACAGTCGCCCCTGCAGCCCTTTCCCCGGGCGGAGCAACGGAATTTCCTGAGATCCTCTGGCACCTCCCAACCCCACCCTGGCCATGGGTACCTTGGGGAACGTAG CTCCGTCTTCCAGCAGCCCCTGGACATTTGCCACTCCTTCACATCTCAGGGAGGGGGCCGGGAACCCCTTCCAGCCCCCTACCAACACCAGCTGTCGGAGCCCTGCCCACCCTACCCCCAGCAGAGCTTTAAGCAAGAATACCATGACCCCCTGTATGAACAGGCGGGCCAGCCAGCTGTGGACCAGGGTGGGGTCAACGGGCACAGGTACCCAGGGGCGGGGGTGGTGATCAAACAGGAACAGACGGACTTCGCCTACGACTCAG ATGTCACTGGGTGCGCATCAATGTACCTCCACACAGAGGGCTTCTCTGGGCCCTCTCCAGGTGACGGGGCCATGG GCTATGGCTATGAGAAACCTCTGCGACCATTCCCAGATGATGTCTGCGTTGTCCCTGAGAAGTTTGAAG GAGACATCAAGCAGGAAGGGGTCAATGCATTTCGAGAGGGGCCACCCTACCAGCGCCGGGGTGCCCTACAGCTGTGGCAATTTCTGGTGGCCCTGCTGGATGACCCAACAAATGCCCATTTCATTGCCTGGACAGGCCGGGGAATGGAGTTCAAGCTCATTGAGCCTGAGGAG GTCGCCAGGCTCTGGGGCATCCAGAAGAACCGGCCAGCCATGAATTACGACAAGTTGAGCCGCTCGCTCCGATACTATTACGAGAAAGGCATCATGCAGAAG GTGGCTGGTGAGCGTTACGTGTACAAGTTTGTGTGCGAGCCCGAGGCCCTCTTCTCTTTGGCCTTCCCGGACAATCAGCGTCCAGCTCTCAAGGCCGAGTTTGACCGGCCTGTCAGTGAGGAGGACACAGTCCCTTTGTCTCACTTGGACGAGAGCCCCGCCTACCTCCCAGAGCTGGCTGGCCCTGCCCAGCCGTTTGGCCCCAAGGGTGGCTACTCTTACTAG